The following proteins come from a genomic window of Myroides odoratus DSM 2801:
- a CDS encoding glutaminyl-peptide cyclotransferase, which yields MKRHNMLIPLALSFAIFSCSEKNNLEKNVISLNTSELKQVYNDKEAIKLSLNLAPNTEPDSVVYHLNDIRLGAVKGNEILNAPLKGQKFGQYTLKGTAYLNKESKEVSSHIAILSSVAPQMINYTIVNTIPHDIKAYTQGLEFHNGILFESTGNGEGIGTGTKGVSSVRQINPKTGEVIKIKELPAAIFGEGCTILNNKLYQLTYKNNEAYVYNPDTFEKIATLPYFQKMEGWGLCNDGTHLYMTDGSEKIYKLNPDTFEKVDEITVAAQREILVNINELEWVNGKIYANFYGKSGVAVIDPISGSVEGVLDLSQLYDLVERHADLDVLNGIAYNAKTNTFFVTGKNWNKMFEIKIIK from the coding sequence ATGAAAAGACATAACATGCTTATACCCTTAGCCTTATCTTTCGCTATTTTCAGCTGTTCTGAAAAAAATAATTTAGAAAAAAATGTAATTTCTTTAAATACATCCGAATTAAAGCAGGTTTACAACGATAAAGAGGCTATAAAATTAAGCTTAAATCTCGCGCCAAACACCGAGCCAGACTCTGTAGTTTATCACTTAAACGATATTCGTTTAGGTGCAGTAAAGGGAAATGAAATACTAAATGCTCCTTTGAAAGGACAAAAATTCGGGCAATACACGCTGAAAGGAACAGCTTATCTCAATAAAGAGAGTAAAGAAGTTTCTTCTCATATCGCTATTCTTTCTTCTGTTGCTCCTCAAATGATCAATTATACGATTGTCAATACTATTCCACATGATATCAAAGCCTATACACAAGGGCTAGAATTCCACAATGGTATTTTATTTGAAAGCACCGGAAATGGTGAAGGAATCGGAACGGGTACTAAAGGGGTATCTAGTGTTCGCCAAATCAACCCTAAAACTGGAGAAGTAATCAAGATTAAAGAACTTCCGGCAGCAATCTTTGGAGAAGGTTGTACGATTCTAAATAACAAGCTGTATCAGTTGACCTATAAAAACAATGAAGCTTATGTTTACAATCCGGATACCTTTGAAAAAATCGCGACACTTCCTTACTTCCAAAAAATGGAAGGTTGGGGATTGTGTAATGATGGAACGCATCTTTATATGACAGATGGTTCTGAAAAGATTTACAAGTTAAATCCAGATACGTTTGAGAAAGTAGATGAGATAACAGTTGCAGCGCAACGAGAAATCTTAGTAAACATCAATGAATTAGAATGGGTAAATGGTAAGATTTACGCTAATTTCTACGGTAAAAGTGGTGTAGCTGTCATTGATCCAATATCAGGATCTGTAGAAGGGGTTCTTGACCTATCTCAGCTGTATGATTTAGTTGAAAGACACGCTGATTTAGATGTGTTGAACGGTATTGCGTACAACGCTAAAACAAATACATTCTTTGTAACAGGTAAAAACTGGAATAAAATGTTTGAAATTAAGATTATTAAATAG